The window CGTTCCCCGGCCGGGAGAGTGTACACGGAACCTTTTTGAAAAATGAAAGATGTAATTATAGACTACTTCTGCGGTGGTGGAGGTGTAAGTGTTGGTGGACAGATGGCCTGGGGGCGTAGCTTCGATTTTGCAATTAATCATAGTCCTTCAGCCATATCAATGCACAAATACAATCACCCGTATACGCACCATTTTCCAGAAGATATCATGAGAGTAAAAATTGGAAAATTTCTTTCATGGGGGCAGAGAGTTAGCTTTGTTTGGGCAAGTCCAGACTGTACCTCGCATTCGAATGCAAAAGGAGATAAGCCCATAGAAAGAGGATTGCGAATACTTCCAATGGGTGTCTGGAAGCAATGCAAACTGATTTTAAAAGCAACAGGGAAAGTTCCAGAAGTTATTATGATGGAAAACGTTAAAGAAATCCAGAAATGGGGACCTCTAGATAAGAACGGTAAGCCCATTAAGGCCCGTGAAAGTGAGTATTACAATAAATTTATTCGCCTTATGAAAGCTTTTGGGTATGAGTTTGAATGCAGGGTTTTAAATTCTGCTGATTATGGAGCGCATACAGCCAGGGTGCGCTGGTATGGACAATTTAGGTGTGATGGTAGGCCGATTGTTTGGCCGGAGCAGACACATTCTAAAGGTGGTGTAAATGGCCTAAAGCCTTGGGAGCCGATTAGTCAGGATATTGATTTTACGGATTTAGGCAACCCTATATTTACTAGGAAACGGCCTTTGAAAGATAAGACACTGAGCCGTATCGCAGCCGGGATTAAAAAGTTTGTAATTGATGATCAGAACCGGTTTATTCTTCCGGACAAAGTGGCGGCGCCGTTTTTAATACAATATCATTCCGAAACAGTAAAGGGAGAGGTCCGGGGCCAGAGTTTAAAGGAGCCAATACAGACTATTGATACTGCAAACCGTTATGCTCTTGTAACCTGTTTCCTATCGAAGTTTTATAAGACAGGAACGGGCCAGACAATAAATGAGCCAATCCATACGATAACCACCTCTCCTGGGCATTTTGCTTTGGTGTCAGCTTTCTTGATTAAATATTACAGCGGAGACATCGGCCAGAGTTTAAACGAGCCAATCCATACGATTGTCACAAAGGACCGGTTTGGTCTTGTCCTTGTGGTAATAGATGGAGTAACATACCAAATCATAGATATATGGTTCCGAATGTTGAAGCCTGAAGAACTGAAATTGGGACAGGGATTTCCAAAGGATTATATCATTGATTTTAAAATGCCGAATGGTAAGCCTTATCCTAAAACAATGCAGGTTGAGAAAATCGGAAACAGCGTTGTCCCCCTGATGGCAGAGAAGCTTTGTTATACAGCTTGCCCTTATCTAAAGGTGGGGGAACGAATGCCGAACATGAGGATTGATGATAGCCAGGAGCAGCTTAGGTTTGCTTAATATGATTGAAGAATATCAGGAGGTTGAGACATGAAATATAAATGTATAAAGCAAATGTGCTTAGAAAAGGTAGATGGGGACGGCTTCAGCATTCCGAATGAATACGGAATTGTGCCGGTAGGTTCTATCTGGCATGAAGATAAATCAAGCATTATTGGTGGTGAAATTCATCTGGAATGCGCAAGCGGAGCAGAGGATTTGGGCTGGATAGAAATTTCTAAAAAGGATTTGGAGGAGTTTTTTGAATTAATAAGCTAAGGCTTTTGAAGAGGTGAGCTATGAGCAGTAGGCCAGAGGTTACAAAATTTTTATCATTGTCTATCCAGAAGCACATAAACCCCAATAATGACCCAAGAATTTACTGGGCGGCAGAAGTGACATTTGACTATGCCACCAGTAATGCGGTCCGGGTCGATTATATGAAATTTAAACCAGTAAACAATACGGTATCTGGTATTGAAAAGGGGGACTTCTACTGCTTTGAAGTGAAGTCCTCGGTGGAAGATTTTCATTCAAAGAACGGACATAATTTCTTGGGCGATTTCAATTATTATGTCATGCCTGAGGAAGTATACGAAAAAGTGAAGAATGAAATACCGTACAGAATCGGGGTATATGTTCCTGATGGAAAGAATTATCAGGGCGATTGGTATGATTTAAAATCTGTCAAGAAAGCCGTGAGGAAAGACAGGGACAGATCGGTACCAGAAATGTTGCTAATGATGTTTCGGTCAGCAACAAGGAGAAGTGTCTAATCTGGAATTCTCTTAGCAGTGGAAGAAAGGAAGCATTATGGAAATAGGCGAATTAGATATGCATTGTGGCAACTGTGGTGTAATTGATTATTGCACAGAACCGTTTGAAACGCCAGCTTTATGCTGTGTCAGTGCACTTGCTGATGTTTCCGAAGAAGATTATATTCAGCTGGCAGAAGAAATAACGTCAGAGGAAATTGAAGAGAAACAGCGGCAGTATGAAGAAAATGGTGTGGGCTGGACGGACGAGGATAAAGGGGCTATTTGCGATATCGTACTGGAAAAATTGTTTTCAAAAGAATAGGATTTAAAAGAAATATTGTTCCTTGATAATTGAATATTGATGGTTGGTGGTGTATAATTATCTTATCAAATTTTATACAAGGGGGATAAGAAATGGAGCAAAGAATTATTAATGGTCAAGCATATGCACACCCGTTTGAGTACATCATGCGTGACGTATTCCAATGTGACAGAGGCGGAGCTTGCGGAATGGCAGATGCTGATTTTATTAGAAAGCATCCTTATACAGCGGTAGCAGCAACATGTATGTACATATATGCTAATGCCGACGAGAAGAAAAAAGAAGAAATAGAGAAATTTCTTGAAGATGCCTATTTTCATTTCCAATTTGACTTAGACACACTTCTCTCATTTGAAACGAATGAGAAAGAAATTGATGGTGGATCATATACTTTGAGTTATGATAACGGAGAAGCAACAATTGAGGCGCTTGAAGAAAAGTTCAGGAATATTTGTAAGAAATAATTGTAAAAACCAACTATCAATATTCGGTAGTTGGTTTTTTGTTACCCAAAATGAAAGGAGGTCGGAGCTTCTGGCCAGGAGACACGTGTCGGCTCCTTTCGAGAAAATGTATTTGCTTAAAGAAGGATTGAAATTCCCTAAAACAACGTTTGTCAATATGAAACATATGCCATTTGAGATAAAACCATCTTTTAGCGCACAGCGCATAGTACAGTGGCACGAACATTGGGGTGGATTAATTTACATAGCATTTAGCGGAGGTCTTGATAGCACGGTGTTGGCTCATTTAGTCTGCATGACTTATCGAGAATATGGACTGACCGGAGAGATACCATTGGTTTTTTGTGATACTGGAGTGGAATTCCCGGAGATTAGAAAATTTGTTAAGGAATATGTCGCATGGTTGAAAACCCAATTTCCAGAGCTGACTATTACTTTAAAAATAATGTACCCAAAACATAATTTCAAGTGGGTGTGTGAGCATAAAGGATTTCCTCTGATCAGCAAAGATACAGCCAGTAAGATTAAAAAGTTAAGACATGGAAAACTAAGCGAGAAGTATCGCAATTATCTTCTTAATGGTGATGAACGTGGAAAATTTGGCATGTTGGCTAAAAAGTGGCATTATCTAGCGGATAAACAGATTACAGAAGAGGATATTTCGGACATATGCTGTGAGATTCTTAAAAAAGAACCTTTCAAGAGATATGTAAAGGAGACAGGTAGATATCCATTTATCGGGATTACACAGGACGAGGGATTTCGTCGAGAAAATCAGTACAATCATACGGGGTGCAACGTATATGATGGTACTACCATTAAAAGTCAACCGTTAGGATTCTGGACGAATCAGGATGTTCTACAGTATAAAATGGAGAATGAAATTCCCATTTGCTGTGTATATGGAGAGGTAAGAAAGAATCATTGTGGGATATATGAATTAACGGGAGAACAAAGAACTGGTTGTATCATATGTGGCTTTGGCTGTCATCTGGAAGCAGAGCCGAATCGCATACAACGCCTGGGAACTTCTTCTATTGATACACATAGAGAAGTATATAATTGGGGAATGAGAATTGAGAACAATGGAGTTACTTATCAAGAAGCATTGAAACATTGTGGCGTAGCTACGGAGACCTGGGAATCGATTGGGCAAATGAATCTTGCTGATTTTCTGAATGAAGAAAGGAAGGAACTCTGAAATGGCACAAGTAAAATGGTTAGATGAAACCTGTAACTGCTGTGGTAAGCCAATTAACAGTTGGGATAAGCGAATATCAAAGGTCCTGGCCTATAAATATCCTTGCTGTGAGAAATGTATAGCAAAGGAGTATGATGTGGCAGTAGGAGCTCTTAGAAGCCGCATGGAGGATTATTTTGGCATTAGGCCATGCATGGGGATATAGGTAATGGAAAAAGAATATAATTTACTTACCAAAGAGCTTTTGGCGGAGGGATACACGGTTGATAATTTCCCTGCTTATGTGAGGATATGCACTTCCAGATTTTCAGGAGACAATCCACTTTTTAATTTGGCAGGCGGATTTGAATATCTTCCATCATACAGAGATGAATTTATATATAAAACAGGCTGTGGAATGTATGTAAAAGGGAGCCATGTACTTAGCGATATGAGCTATATGGGTATTGATTGGAGCCATGAAAATAACTGCCCGGTTATCCGTTGTCCTTATGATAGAGCTGATTGTCCGGATAATAATGAGATTTTACATGGTTTGCAAGGCGGTGGCCTGTGTATCCAATGCTGGTGTGTCTGTCATAAGACCCAAGAAATATATGATTATGAAAATAGTTTGGAAAAGGCCAATAAAGAACGCAACGATGAAATAGACCGAAAATACAAAGAATATGTTGAAACTCACCATGGCAGAGTGTGCCGCAATCACATGGGTTATGATGAGCGAATAAGGACGTGGAGCCAGTATTATGAACCTTCCAGATGTGCTAAAATTTGCTATAGTCAGGACGGATATTGCCCTATACTTGGAAAACAGTTAAACAAGAAGCGTGGAAATGTTTATTATGATTTAAAAACCAGTTGTCGCCGGCATGATGATACAATCTTCAATGGGGACCATTCGGTCTCAGTCGAAAAAGGTATCCGGTATTTTGACCGTCCTGTTAGTATGGATATTTGTGAGGCATTTATTAAAGTACAGTCTGGTAATATTTATGAACGCCTAAAACGTAACGTGCGTTCCGAGCAATTTTTTGACAAGAGTTATTCCATAGAGGTCTTGAATATTCGAGCAGAATCGAAACCCAGCAGAGATTTATTACAAGACTTGCAGGACATAAAAGACGGAATTCAGGTTACTCATGCAACCGATGTGGAAAAGCTTTCTAAGAGTGCAAAAAGAGAACAGCGCCAGATTACGAAGCAAAAGAAAATTGAGAAATTAGAAAAGAAAATACTTGAGGTCGGATATGAGAATTTTGAAGAGTTTAGCCTTGATAAGATACATGCTGATAAATGGCTTTCGGAAGAACGAATAGAAGAGTTGGAAAATATACGAAAACAGAAGATAAAAGAAGAACAGGAGAAACCAGTACAGTTAAGCCTGTTTGATTTGTAAACTTTAAATATATAGCCGGGGCAGAGTCCCCGGTAAAAAAATAACCCGAAAAGAACATACATTCGAATCAATAACAATAAACAAGCGGCAGAGTCCCCGACCAAAGTTCTTCTACCGCTTTACGCTTAAGGACATTATAAATCAAATTGTCTCCTTAAGCAACTGAAATTTATAGAAAAGGAGATTACATGTTATGAATGGACAAACTGTTAAAGCACAGGTTATCAATAATATTATTGTTGCTATGGCAGGGCATGTGGCGAAAGATGTTCTGGATATTCTTCATCAGGTGATTGTAAAAGAATTTGTAAATGTCAATATGGAAGAGATAACAACCCTCCCGGCAGAGTACCAGAATGATACGGATCAGAAGAATAAGTATATCATTCAGCTTTTCATCGTCAAGAAGAAAATCAAGGATAATACAAAGGAAGCGTATCTTAGTGCCATTAAGCGTCTGATTACCCTGATTGATAAGCCATTGGACCGAATAGAGGAATCCGATATCAGCTATTATCTGTCCTGGTATGAGAAGCGGAATATTAATGCCGGCGGTAAGAAGAATCAGGCCGTGACCGTGAATAATGAAAGACGTTTCCTGTCAGCATTCTACACCTGGATGAGGAAGGAAAAGTTAATCAGTGACAATCCTGTGGAGGCAACAGATCCGCTGAAAACAATTCGAAAGCCGATTGATTATTTTAAACCAGAAGAGATGGCGAAGATGAGGGACGCATGCAAGAATTCTAGAGATCGCGCATTAATTGAAGTGTTGCGGAGCACCGGGGCCAGAGTGGGAGAGTTGGTTGAGATCACCCTTGACCAGATAGACTGGAATACCGGGGATATTATGATTCAGGGGGAAAAGAATGACAGGTATGAGCCTATATTCTTAGATGATGAAGCGCGGTATTATTACAGGCAGTATCTGGATTTAAGGAATGATGAAAGTCCGTTTATGTTTCCACAATGTAGGGCACCTTATTGGAAAATGTCAACGTCTGGAATCCGGAGCGTTATAAAAACCATTGGCAATCGAGCAAAGTTGAAATGCCGAGTGTATCCTCATAAATTGCGTAAAACTCTGGGAATGAGCCTTAAAAACAAGGGAGTGGACCTTGGCACCATTCAGGAGATTTTGAGGCATTCCAGTCCGTCAGTAACGGCTATTTATTACGCTCAATCTACACCGAATACATTAAGAAGTGTGAGAGAGAGGTGTGCAGGATAATGGGAAATAATACAAGAAATCAATTAAAAAATCTGGTTACCATTAATGCTGCAATCGAAGAAGCAGGGGAAGAAATCCAGATGGTGCAGAAGGAAATGAATATTCATGGCCATGATAAAAAGTATGTTTCTGCTTTGAATGCGCTGAATCAAAAGATTGTATATTTTCGGTATCAGAAAGTCAAAGTCTGCATGGATTTGTATGATAAAATTGAAGCCATTGAAGATGAACAGGAGAAGCGGTTGCTTAAGTACCGATATATAAGAGGTTACCGATGGG of the Lacrimispora indolis DSM 755 genome contains:
- a CDS encoding tyrosine-type recombinase/integrase, translating into MNGQTVKAQVINNIIVAMAGHVAKDVLDILHQVIVKEFVNVNMEEITTLPAEYQNDTDQKNKYIIQLFIVKKKIKDNTKEAYLSAIKRLITLIDKPLDRIEESDISYYLSWYEKRNINAGGKKNQAVTVNNERRFLSAFYTWMRKEKLISDNPVEATDPLKTIRKPIDYFKPEEMAKMRDACKNSRDRALIEVLRSTGARVGELVEITLDQIDWNTGDIMIQGEKNDRYEPIFLDDEARYYYRQYLDLRNDESPFMFPQCRAPYWKMSTSGIRSVIKTIGNRAKLKCRVYPHKLRKTLGMSLKNKGVDLGTIQEILRHSSPSVTAIYYAQSTPNTLRSVRERCAG
- a CDS encoding DNA cytosine methyltransferase — encoded protein: MKDVIIDYFCGGGGVSVGGQMAWGRSFDFAINHSPSAISMHKYNHPYTHHFPEDIMRVKIGKFLSWGQRVSFVWASPDCTSHSNAKGDKPIERGLRILPMGVWKQCKLILKATGKVPEVIMMENVKEIQKWGPLDKNGKPIKARESEYYNKFIRLMKAFGYEFECRVLNSADYGAHTARVRWYGQFRCDGRPIVWPEQTHSKGGVNGLKPWEPISQDIDFTDLGNPIFTRKRPLKDKTLSRIAAGIKKFVIDDQNRFILPDKVAAPFLIQYHSETVKGEVRGQSLKEPIQTIDTANRYALVTCFLSKFYKTGTGQTINEPIHTITTSPGHFALVSAFLIKYYSGDIGQSLNEPIHTIVTKDRFGLVLVVIDGVTYQIIDIWFRMLKPEELKLGQGFPKDYIIDFKMPNGKPYPKTMQVEKIGNSVVPLMAEKLCYTACPYLKVGERMPNMRIDDSQEQLRFA
- a CDS encoding phosphoadenosine phosphosulfate reductase family protein; protein product: MRRLKKSSGIFVRNNCKNQLSIFGSWFFVTQNERRSELLARRHVSAPFEKMYLLKEGLKFPKTTFVNMKHMPFEIKPSFSAQRIVQWHEHWGGLIYIAFSGGLDSTVLAHLVCMTYREYGLTGEIPLVFCDTGVEFPEIRKFVKEYVAWLKTQFPELTITLKIMYPKHNFKWVCEHKGFPLISKDTASKIKKLRHGKLSEKYRNYLLNGDERGKFGMLAKKWHYLADKQITEEDISDICCEILKKEPFKRYVKETGRYPFIGITQDEGFRRENQYNHTGCNVYDGTTIKSQPLGFWTNQDVLQYKMENEIPICCVYGEVRKNHCGIYELTGEQRTGCIICGFGCHLEAEPNRIQRLGTSSIDTHREVYNWGMRIENNGVTYQEALKHCGVATETWESIGQMNLADFLNEERKEL